A stretch of DNA from Candidatus Dadabacteria bacterium:
TGACAGGCTTGTTAACTGCGCGTACTCAAATCTCGGGCTTCTTACATATTTCACCACGGGGCCGAAAGAGGTGAGAGCCTGGACGGTGAGACGCGGAACCAGGGCGCCCCAGGCGGCCGGGATCATCCACAGCGACTTTGAAAGGGGCTTTATAAGGGCCGAGACCATATCCTACGAGGATTACGTGAGGGAAGGTTCCGAGCAGATGGTAAGGGATGCCGGAAAAATGAGGCTTGAGGGAAAGGATTAC
This window harbors:
- a CDS encoding DUF933 domain-containing protein, with translation DRLVNCAYSNLGLLTYFTTGPKEVRAWTVRRGTRAPQAAGIIHSDFERGFIRAETISYEDYVREGSEQMVRDAGKMRLEGKDYEVCDGDVMFFRFNV